In Aspergillus oryzae RIB40 DNA, chromosome 6, one genomic interval encodes:
- a CDS encoding uncharacterized protein (predicted protein): protein MDITYPKGSMKREIERKRLDFVSNILMIGSDIQSTLGISYMITTFSLSSIMDLYHLHLVFDIVSFVGVSNTAALVCWRFVRAKIDASATNPHSKNTGGRISYWNGRYRATFFFVILYLALLILLCVRLNEWAPDTEPGRCYFSSLVTSPHASHPGADQIYVSITGSWLIVVILSSVFVGVRGRRFILILASLHFPLHLYMAIALRQANQGKFEGEVKHENEWDFGQTTAVVLLGIAVVELIAKGRDYYRFERYVTKHGVLPSEHANGQGPSKDVEAVGNGNTYPLDALSVKDEQTPEARHLLSKRHATSPP, encoded by the coding sequence ATGGACATCACATATCCCAAAGGGTCCATGAAGCGCGAGATCGAGCGCAAGCGTCTAGACTTCGTTTCAAATATCCTCATGATCGGATCAGACATTCAATCCACACTCGGTATATCCTACATGATCACCACCTTCTCCCTGTCCTCAATCATGGATCTATACCACCTGCACCTCGTCTTCGACATCGTCAGCTTCGTCGGCGTGTCCAACACAGCCGCCCTCGTCTGTTGGCGATTCGTCCGTGCAAAGATCGACGCCTCCGCTACAAATCCCCACTCCAAAAACACCGGCGGGCGTATATCTTACTGGAACGGTCGCTACCGcgccaccttcttcttcgtcatcttaTACTTAgcccttctcatcctcctctgcgTCCGCCTCAACGAATGGGCCCCCGACACCGAACCCGGCCGCTGCTACTTCTCTAGCCTCGTGACCAGCCCACATGCCTCCCACCCTGGCGCCGACCAGATCTATGTCTCTATCACCGGCAGCTGGCTTATAgtcgtcatcctctccaGCGTGTTCGTCGGCGTCCGCGGGAGACGTTTCATTCTGATCCTCGCCTCGCTTCACTTCCCCCTGCACCTTTACATGGCGATTGCCCTGCGGCAGGCAAACCAGGGCAAGTTCGAGGGCGAGGTAAAGCACGAGAACGAGTGGGACTTTGGACAGACGACGGCggtggttcttcttggtatCGCCGTGGTCGAACTCATAGCGAAGGGGAGAGATTACTATCGGTTCGAGAGGTATGTGACGAAGCATGGAGTTCTGCCCAGTGAACATGCAAATGGTCAAGGGCCTAGCAAAGATGTCGAGGCTGTTGGGAATGGGAACACTTATCCTCTTGATGCGTTGTCGGTTAAAGATGAACAGACCCCTGAAGCGAGGCACTTGTTGTCGAAGAGACATGCTACATCTCCGCCATGA